From one Bos indicus isolate NIAB-ARS_2022 breed Sahiwal x Tharparkar chromosome 16, NIAB-ARS_B.indTharparkar_mat_pri_1.0, whole genome shotgun sequence genomic stretch:
- the IL20 gene encoding interleukin-20 gives MRGSGLPLCLLSAVFYLFWTPSAGLKTLHLGSCVITTNLQGIRSGFSEIRDSVQAKDEIIDVRILRKTQSLQGTKPADQCCLLHHILRLYLDRVFKNYQPPDHHIFRKVSRLANSLLTIKKDLRLCHAHMSCPCGEEAKEKYSQILSHFEELPPQAVVVKALGELDILLQWMEEAD, from the exons ATGAGAGGTTCTGGTCTTCCCCTCTGCCTTCTTTCTGCTGTGTTTTATCTCTTCTGGACACCTTCTGCTGGGCTGAAAACACTGCATTTGGGAAGCTGTGTGATCACCACAAATCTTCAGGGAATTCGAAGTGGATTTTCAGAGATTCGGGACAGTGTG CAAGCCAAAGATGAAATCATTGACGTCAGAATCTTGAGGAAGACTCAGTCTTTGCAAGGCACAAAG CCTGCAGATCAGTGCTGCCTCCTCCATCATATACTGAGACTTTACCTGGACAGGGTATTCAAAAACTATCAACCCCCTGACCACCATATCTTCCGGAAGGTCAGCCGTCTTGCCAACTCTCTTCTCACCATCAAGAAGGACCTCCGGCTGTGT CATGCCCATATGTCATGCCCTTGTGGggaagaagcaaaggagaaatacaGCCAGATTCTGAGTCACTTCGAAGAG CTTCCGCCTCAGGCAGTGGTGGTGAAGGCTTTGGGGGAGCTAGACATTCTCTTGCAATGGATGGAAGAGGCAGACTAG